One Cucurbita pepo subsp. pepo cultivar mu-cu-16 chromosome LG20, ASM280686v2, whole genome shotgun sequence genomic window carries:
- the LOC111782789 gene encoding uncharacterized protein LOC111782789 codes for MNSSILVLIPREQLEEILEISLLSVSNVYKKPQRGEDLSILQALLSKDMTLIFIATVSTCGSSVAAIDNLGQIAESLKYPNHSISILVSWISIFNFFGRVFSGFISETLMTKYKLPRPFMFGLTQLFTCTGLLSIAFPYINSVYVASLIIGFGLGAQTPLIFAIISDLFGLKHYSTLLNCGQLAVPLGSYIMNVEVIGRFYDAEATKI; via the coding sequence ATGAATTCTTCTATTCTTGTTTTGATTCCGCGTGAGCAACTTGaggaaattttagaaatttcttTGTTGAGTGTCTCAAATGTATATAAGAAGCCACAAAGAGGAGAAGATTTAAGCATCTTGCAAGCTCTTCTAAGCAAAGATATGACTCTTATTTTCATAGCAACGGTTTCAACATGTGGGTCCTCCGTTGCAGCCATTGACAATCTTGGGCAGATCGCCGAGTCACTTAAATATCCAAATCATTCCATAAGTATACTGGTTTCATGGATTTCcatattcaatttctttggTCGGgtcttctctggtttcatcTCTGAAACCCTTATGACCAAATACAAATTACCTCGCCCTTTCATGTTCGGTCTTACACAACTTTTCACCTGCACTGGTTTGCTCTCCATCGCCTTCCCTTATATAAATTCAGTCTATGTAGCTTCGTTGATCATTGGGTTTGGCCTTGGAGCCCAAACTCCATTGATATTTGCCATAATCTCTGATCTCTTCGGCCTCAAACATTACTCGACATTGCTCAACTGTGGGCAATTGGCTGTCCCACTTGGATCTTATATAATGAACGTGGAAGTAATAGGGAGGTTTTACGATGCAGAAGCcactaaaatttga
- the LOC111782791 gene encoding uncharacterized protein LOC111782791, translating into MEEVTTEETIPSEIKEVLDSYADIIPESLPQTLPPRRGIDHEIELLPGVKPPAKNAYRMAPPKLAEFRKQLEELLTAGFIRPAKAPYRTPVMPFDLTNAPATFCTLMNQVFYEYLDQFVVVYLDDIVVYSTTLEEHKVHLKLVFDNLRQN; encoded by the exons ATGGAAGAAGTGACCACTGAGGAAACTATTCCAAGCGAGATCAAGGAGGTACTAGACAGTTATGCTGACATAATACCAGAGAGCTTACCACAAACATTACCACCCCGTCGAGGCATTGATCACGAAATTGAACTCCTCCCCGGGGTTAAACCCCCAGCGAAGAACGCGTATCGGATGGCTCCCCCTAAGCTAGCCGAATTTAGGAAACAATTAGAAGAGTTGTTGACGGCAGGATTCATTCGCCCGGCAAAAGCTCCTTACAGAACCCCC GTAATGCCCTTTGACCTGACAAACGCCCCAGCTACGTTTTGCACGTTAATGAACCAGGTTTTCTACGAATACTTGGATCAGTTCGTCGTAGTATACCTCGACGACATAGTTGTATACAGCACAACCCTAGAGGAACACAAGGTACACTTGAAGCTGGTGTTTGACAACCTGCGGCAGAATTAG
- the LOC111782792 gene encoding tetraspanin-3-like, with the protein MVLKTFSYVYHCLSLALATNYTTVLPLAVALSGCSQPPTVCGYVYVNETVGDVGGGLVGPEPDYARWSNDQHQLCYACDSCKAGVLASLKKSWRKVSVINIVILIILVISYVVGYAAFRNKLVIFL; encoded by the exons ATGGTTCTCAAAACTTTCTCATACGTCTATCATTGTTTATCATTGGCACTAGCCACAAATTACACAACCGTGCTTCCTTTAGCTGTTGCCTTG tctgGTTGCTCCCAGCCGCCCACAGTGTGTGGGTATGTCTATGTGAATGAGACAGTCGGGGATGTTGGGGGAGGGCTCGTGGGGCCTGAGCCTGACTATGCAAGGTGGAGCAATGACCAACACCAACTTTGCTATGCTTGTGACTCTTGCAAGGCTGGGGTTCTAGCCAGCCTCAAGAAGAGCTGGAGAAAGGTCTCGGTCATTAACATCGTCATCTTGATCATTCTCGTCATCTCTTACGTTGTTGGCTATGCAGCCTTTCGAAATAAACTCGTGATCTTTCTCTAG